ATCACTGCCGATAACCTCTTCGTCGGAGTCGGTTCGGACGAAGCCATTGATGCCCTGCTGCGATGTTTCTGCGTTCCTGGAAACGACAAGATCCTTACCTGTCCTCCAACGTACGGTATGTACGCCGTCAGCGCCGACGTGAACGACGTCGACATCGTCAAGGTCCCTCTGGATGCCGCCAATGGTTTCCAGTTGCAGCCggagaagatcaacgagACACTTGCGGCGGATGAGTCGATTAAGATGGTGTACATTTGCTCGCCCGGAAATCCTACGGCGAACTTGATCCGCAAGGAGGATGTTCAGAAGGTGCTTGAGCACCCTACGTGGAATGGTGTTGTCGTAGTGGACGAAGCATACATCGACTTCGCCCCCGAAGGCTCGAGTCTGGCTGAATGGGTAGCCGAGTGGCCCAACCTGGTCGTCATGCAAACCCTGAGCAAGGCCTTCGGTCTGGCTGGTATCCGTCTCGGCGTTGCATTCACGAGCCCGCCAATTGCCCGTCTTCTTAACAGCCTTAAGGCCCCCTACAACATTTCCAGCCCCACCAGCGCAATCGCCAAGGCAGCCCTATCCCCAAACAACATGTCCGTCATGCGCAACTACCGGGAACAGATTGTGACACAGCGCAATCGCCTGCTCGCAGAACTCCCCAAGATTCCCGGTGTTGGTCGCTTCTTAGGTGGATACGACGCGaacttcctcctcgtcgaGC
This Aspergillus chevalieri M1 DNA, chromosome 3, nearly complete sequence DNA region includes the following protein-coding sequences:
- the HIS5 gene encoding histidinol-phosphate transaminase (BUSCO:EOG09262K9A;~COG:E;~EggNog:ENOG410PGU7;~InterPro:IPR001917,IPR004839,IPR005861,IPR015424, IPR015421,IPR015422;~PFAM:PF00155;~go_function: GO:0003824 - catalytic activity [Evidence IEA];~go_function: GO:0004400 - histidinol-phosphate transaminase activity [Evidence IEA];~go_function: GO:0016740 - transferase activity [Evidence IEA];~go_function: GO:0030170 - pyridoxal phosphate binding [Evidence IEA];~go_process: GO:0000105 - histidine biosynthetic process [Evidence IEA];~go_process: GO:0009058 - biosynthetic process [Evidence IEA]), with the protein product MPFDLSKCARKNILKLEPYRCARDDYKDDGTNVLLDANENAYGPGLALNAEGALQQSTVNGDATGSSKPDIDFLGLNRYPDPHQVELKQLFCNVRNTHVHTQKNITADNLFVGVGSDEAIDALLRCFCVPGNDKILTCPPTYGMYAVSADVNDVDIVKVPLDAANGFQLQPEKINETLAADESIKMVYICSPGNPTANLIRKEDVQKVLEHPTWNGVVVVDEAYIDFAPEGSSLAEWVAEWPNLVVMQTLSKAFGLAGIRLGVAFTSPPIARLLNSLKAPYNISSPTSAIAKAALSPNNMSVMRNYREQIVTQRNRLLAELPKIPGVGRFLGGYDANFLLVELLDKPDGQASNKIALATYEAMAEKRGVVVRFRGKELGCEGALRVTVGTEKEVTKFLYELRVVLEGLYKGADIGSLREEVNKAEGN